CGTCGGTTCGTCGCAGACCACCAGCAGCACTTCCTGGGCAGCGCGTACGAAACTGACGACCGAGTCGCCTATACCGGCCGCGGTGTCGATCACCAGCACATCGAGGTTGTCGCCGATGTCGCTGAAAGCCTGGATCAGGCCGGCGTGTTGGGCCGGCGTCAGGTGGACCATGCTCTGGGTGCCGGAGGCGGCCGGCACGATACGAATCCCGCCCGGCCCCTGTAACAGCACGTCGCGCAGTTCGCAGCGGCCTTCGATCACGTCCGCCAGGGTGCGTTTGGGTGTAAGCCCCAGTAGCACGTCGACGTTCGCCAGGCCCAGGTCGGCGTCCAGCAGCATGACCCGTCGGCCAAGCTCTGCCAGAGCCAGGGACAAGTTCACTGACACGTTAGTCTTCCCGACGCCACCTTTGCCGCCGGTCACCGCGATCACCTGTACGGGATGCATGCTGCCCATGTTCGTTCTTTACCTTGTCTTACTTAGACGGAGGCCACATTACTGGCTGCGCGTTCGCATACGGAACAATGCCTGGCAGACCATCGATGTAGGTACAAAAAATATTCATGATTACCTCAGCCGACCTGCTTGGTCGGGCTGTGGTAGATATCAGCGAACATATCAGCCATGGCTTCTTCGCTGGGTTCTTCCTGCATTTGCACACTCACGGCACGACTGACCAGTTGATGACGACGCGGCAGATGCAAATCATCCGGGATCCGCGGCCC
The sequence above is drawn from the Pseudomonas sp. St316 genome and encodes:
- the fleN gene encoding flagellar synthesis regulator FleN, whose translation is MGSMHPVQVIAVTGGKGGVGKTNVSVNLSLALAELGRRVMLLDADLGLANVDVLLGLTPKRTLADVIEGRCELRDVLLQGPGGIRIVPAASGTQSMVHLTPAQHAGLIQAFSDIGDNLDVLVIDTAAGIGDSVVSFVRAAQEVLLVVCDEPTSITDAYALIKLLNRDYGMNRFRVLANMAQSPQEGRNLFAKLTKVTDRFLDVALQYVGAVPYDESVRKAVQKQRAVYEAFPRSKCALAFKAIAQKVDTWPLPANPRGHLEFFVERLVQQTAGPVL